CTATCCCGGTTGGCCCAACATTGGCTGTTGACCGGGGGTCCCTCCACACACCAGGTAGCTGAGCGTGTGGTGATCGACCGACTCCTCCGCGCCCTTCCCCGCGCGTTGAGGCAGGCGGCTGGCATGAGGAACCCCACCGATCTCGACGGGCTCGTGGAGGCCATTGAGCTGGCGGAGGCCGCCCAACACCGGGAGATAGGGGAGCAAGTGCCGccttttccccgaagggtggtccaggagcgacgctcgCCGGAGGGCACCCAGCGACCCCTGAGCAGGCCTGCGGTTCCCGGCCCCCAGAACGagccaatgcccaccgagccgccGCGTTCCCCAGGACGGACATGGCTAGCAGGCTGTTCAGTCCACGGTCCAGCGCCGAAGGCACCTCGGGCCAAGGTGCGCATCAACGGCCGGCCATTCGTCGCCGTCCTCGACTCGGGCAGCGGGGTAAGCCTGATACAACCGACTGTCCTTCCGCCCCGAACAGGTTCCAGAGCCCGGCTGGCGATAACGTGCGTGCACGGGGATACCAGACATGTGCCGGCCCGGCGAGTGACCATCACCGCGACACCTGGTTCCTGGCCCGTCGAAGTGGGAATCCTAAGGAACCTACCGGTACCCATTCTCCTCGGCCGGGATTGGCCGGGGTTCGATCAGCTCCTCACCTCCAGCACACAGCCTGCTAGCCCGGCCGGGAACCGCCGACGCCGGAGTCCAGCAAGGCGCCCTCGACGAGGCCCCGCGCTGCTGACGACGGACAGCCCTCGGGGAGGTGAGTCCCCCTCCCAAAACTCTAACCTGTTCTTCGATGTCTTCCAGCAGATAGCGGGAGGGGGGACGCTCGCCAAAGAGCAGCATGGGGACGAACGCCTCAAGCATTGCTGGTCTCAAGTGCGGGTGGCGGAAGGAGAGGATCTACAACCAGCTCCCCACCCCACACCCCACTTCATCATCCAAAACGGCCTGCTCTACTATGTCGGCCAGCGGAGGGGGGAGGAAAAGACGCTGTTGGTGGTACCGCGGAGCAAAGTCCCGGCGATCTTGGAACTCGCCCACGCCCACCCGATGGCTGGCCACCTCGGCGCCCAAAACACTGTGCAACGGATCCGGGACCGCTTCCACTGGCCAGGACTGGAGGCGGATGTCAAACGGTACTGCCAAGCGTGCCCGACGTGCCAACGGACCTCGCCACATACTCCTCCCCCTAGCCCGCTGATCCCGCTgccgatcattgaggtgcccttcgagcgcatcgggatggacctggtggggccgctgccgaagtccgcccgggggcatgaacatatcctggttatcgtggattatgccacccgctacccaGAGGCCATTCCCCTCCGCAAGGCCACCGCCAAGAACATCGCACAGGAGCTCTTCCTACTGAGTAGTCGGGTTGGCCTACCAGCGGAGatcctgaccgaccagggcacccctttcatgtcctggatcatggctgacctctgcaaacTCCTCAAAGTCCGACAGATCCGGACCAGCGTGTACCATCCACAAACCGATGGGCTCGTGGAACGCTTTAACCTGACCCTTAAACAGATGCTGCGGCGTGTCGTGGCCGAGGACCGACGCGACTGGGACCAGATGATCCCGTATGTGCTGTTCGGGGTCCGGGAGGTGCCCCAGGCGTCCACCGGCTTCACGCCCTTCGAGCTCCTCTTCGGCCGCCAACCCCGAGGGCTCCTAGATGTCGCCCGGGAagcctgggaacaacagcctgcggTATGTCGGACCACCCTCGAGCACATCAAGGCCATGAGAGAGCGGATCGACAGGGTCATGCCATTGGTCCGGGAGCATCTGACCAAGGCCCAGCAAGACCAGCAGCGCCTCTTCAATCGGGCTGCCCAACCCCGGGAGTTCCAGCCGGGAGATCACGTCATGGTACTGGTCCCCACCTCAGCCTGTAAGTTCCTGGCCCGCTGGCAGGGCCCATATACGGTCACCGAACGGGTGGGACCCGTCACCTACAAAGTGCGCCAACCCGGCCGCCGAAGGGAAGAGCAGCTCTATCATATAAACCTGTTGAAGCGCTGGGTGGGGACCGGGCCCCAGCTCTCTGCCCTCGCCGCCACCTCTCCCGTGGTTGTGGACATGGATCCCCATCTCTCCGCAGCCCAGAAGACggaactgcagcacctggtcggtcagttctcggatgtgttctcccctctgccagggcggacgaccgtcatccagcacgaagtccgaacaccaccaggagttatcgtccggcagcggccctatcgtgtcccggaggctcggcgacacgcaattgagacagaggtacaggagatgttgaagttgggggtaattgagccctcgcggagtccttggtccagccccatcgtaatggtcccgaagcccgacggcaccctaaggttctgcaacgacttccgccgcctaaatgaggtctctgaattcgatggctatcccatgccccgcgtcgatgagctcctggatcgactaggaagggcccggttcatatcgactctcgacctcaccaaagggtattggcaagtccccctgtctaaggatgccaagcctaagacagccttctcgacccccagtggccactggcagtaccgggtccttcccttcggcctgcacggggctcccgccacattccagaggctcatggatgtcctgctgaggccccatatggcctacgccgcggcctacatCGACGACGTGGTCGTCCATTCAGAGACCTGGGGGGAACATTtggagcggctccggagggtgctgctggacctccgccgggcggggctcaccgccaacccccggaaatgtcacctggctctctccgaagccaagtacctgggcttctgCGTGGGACGCGGCCTCATCCGCCTCCAGGAAAAGAAGGTGACAGCTATCCTCTCGGCACCGCGGCCCTCtaccaagacccaggtacgagtctttttggggttggcaggatactaccgatatttatccctaacttctcctccttagccttttccctgacagatctgaccaggaaggggcaacctGAGAAGGTAGCCTGGAGTCCAGAAGCGGAAGAGGCGTTCCAGCAGGTGAAGTCAGCCCTCACCACGGAGCCAGTCCTGCGAGCCCCCGACTtcaactgccccttcctggtgcaaACCGACGCCTCGGACACCGGGTTTGGAGCCGTTCTCTCCCGGGTCCAGGACggcgaggaacacccggtgatctttattagccggaagctgaccccgaccgaacaacggtatgccgccgtggagaaggaagcactggccgtcaagtgggcagtcctggagctccgctattacctcctcggatgccggttcaccctgctgacagaccatgcgccactgcagtggatggcccgcgcaaaggacaccaaccccagggtaacccgctggttccttgcg
This genomic window from Carassius gibelio isolate Cgi1373 ecotype wild population from Czech Republic chromosome A6, carGib1.2-hapl.c, whole genome shotgun sequence contains:
- the LOC128016188 gene encoding uncharacterized protein LOC128016188 isoform X1 — its product is MEELLKHLTEVSIRQQQIMEHMASRQGDAERELAALRAATHRTPLPDPRVQAVQLMPRMTAHDDVEMYIQMFEATAVREAWPEDEWARLLAPLLTGEAQRTYFTMTAERSRNYGEVKKEILSRVGLSPICAAQQFHDWEYRARQPARAQAAELSRLAQHWLLTGGPSTHQVAERVVIDRLLRALPRALRQAAGMRNPTDLDGLVEAIELAEAAQHREIGEQVPPFPRRVVQERRSPEGTQRPLSRPAVPGPQNEPMPTEPPRSPGRTWLAGCSVHGPAPKAPRAKVRINGRPFVAVLDSGSGVSLIQPTVLPPRTGSRARLAITCVHGDTRHVPARRVTITATPGSWPVEVGILRNLPVPILLGRDWPGFDQLLTSSTQPASPAGNRRRRSPARRPRRGPALLTTDSPRGGESPSQNSNLFFDVFQQIAGGGTLAKEQHGDERLKHCWSQVRVAEGEDLQPAPHPTPHFIIQNGLLYYVGQRRGEEKTLLVVPRSKVPAILELAHAHPMAGHLGAQNTVQRIRDRFHWPGLEADVKRYCQACPTCQRTSPHTPPPSPLIPLPIIEVPFERIGMDLVGPLPKSARGHEHILVIVDYATRYPEAIPLRKATAKNIAQELFLLSSRVGLPAEILTDQGTPFMSWIMADLCKLLKVRQIRTSVYHPQTDGLVERFNLTLKQMLRRVVAEDRRDWDQMIPYVLFGVREVPQASTGFTPFELLFGRQPRGLLDVAREAWEQQPAVCRTTLEHIKAMRERIDRVMPLVREHLTKAQQDQQRLFNRAAQPREFQPGDHVMVLVPTSACKFLARWQGPYTVTERVGPVTYKVRQPGRRREEQLYHINLLKRWVGTGPQLSALAATSPVVVDMDPHLSAAQKTELQHLVGQFSDVFSPLPGRTTVIQHEVRTPPGVIVRQRPYRVPEARRHAIETEVQEMLKLGVIEPSRSPWSSPIVMVPKPDGTLRFCNDFRRLNEVSEFDGYPMPRVDELLDRLGRARFISTLDLTKGYWQVPLSKDAKPKTAFSTPSGHWQYRVLPFGLHGAPATFQRLMDVLLRPHMAYAAAYIDDVVVHSETWGEHLERLRRVLLDLRRAGLTANPRKCHLALSEAKYLGFCVGRGLIRLQEKKVTAILSAPRPSTKTQPFP
- the LOC128016188 gene encoding uncharacterized protein LOC128016188 isoform X2 gives rise to the protein MEELLKHLTEVSIRQQQIMEHMASRQGDAERELAALRAATHRTPLPDPRVQAVQLMPRMTAHDDVEMYIQMFEATAVREAWPEDEWARLLAPLLTGEAQRTYFTMTAERSRNYGEVKKEILSRVGLSPICAAQQFHDWEYRARQPARAQAAELSRLAQHWLLTGGPSTHQVAERVVIDRLLRALPRALRQAAGMRNPTDLDGLVEAIELAEAAQHREIGEQVPPFPRRVVQERRSPEGTQRPLSRPAVPGPQNEPMPTEPPRSPGRTWLAGCSVHGPAPKAPRAKVRINGRPFVAVLDSGSGVSLIQPTVLPPRTGSRARLAITCVHGDTRHVPARRVTITATPGSWPVEVGILRNLPVPILLGRDWPGFDQLLTSSTQPASPAGNRRRRSPARRPRRGPALLTTDSPRGGESPSQNSNLFFDVFQQIAGGGTLAKEQHGDERLKHCWSQVRVAEGEDLQPAPHPTPHFIIQNGLLYYVGQRRGEEKTLLVVPRSKVPAILELAHAHPMAGHLGAQNTVQRIRDRFHWPGLEADVKRYCQACPTCQRTSPHTPPPSPLIPLPIIEVPFERIGMDLVGPLPKSARGHEHILVIVDYATRYPEAIPLRKATAKNIAQELFLLSSRVGLPAEILTDQGTPFMSWIMADLCKLLKVRQIRTSVYHPQTDGLVERFNLTLKQMLRRVVAEDRRDWDQMIPYVLFGVREVPQASTGFTPFELLFGRQPRGLLDVAREAWEQQPAVCRTTLEHIKAMRERIDRVMPLVREHLTKAQQDQQRLFNRAAQPREFQPGDHVMVLVPTSACKFLARWQGPYTVTERVGPVTYKVRQPGRRREEQLYHINLLKRWVGTGPQLSALAATSPVVVDMDPHLSAAQKTELQHLVGQFSDVFSPLPGRTTVIQHEVRTPPGVIVRQRPYRVPEARRHAIETEVQEMLKLGVIEPSRSPWSSPIVMVPKPDGTLRFCNDFRRLNEVSEFDGYPMPRVDELLDRLGRARFISTLDLTKGYWQVPLSKDAKPKTAFSTPSGHWQYRVLPFGLHGAPATFQRLMDVLLRPHMAYAAAYIDDVVVHSETWGEHLERLRRVLLDLRRAGLTANPRKCHLALSEAKYLGFCVGRGLIRLQEKKVTAILSAPRPSTKTQI